The following are from one region of the candidate division KSB1 bacterium genome:
- a CDS encoding addiction module antidote protein, HigA family has product MTSKKMTPLHPGEILQEEFLKPMNLSQNRLALDIRVPARRI; this is encoded by the coding sequence ATGACTTCTAAAAAAATGACACCTTTACATCCAGGCGAAATCTTACAGGAAGAATTCTTAAAACCCATGAATCTTAGCCAAAATCGCCTCGCTCTTGATATCCGGGTTCCTGCGCGTAGAATCA
- a CDS encoding type II toxin-antitoxin system RelE/ParE family toxin — MIRSFKCKETEKIFHRQFVKKFPNDIQRVALRKLRMLNRAKTLRDLLVPPGNRFEALKGIRKGQHSIRINNQWRICFEWHENDAKNVEIVDYH; from the coding sequence ATGATTAGGTCGTTTAAGTGCAAAGAAACAGAAAAGATATTCCATCGACAGTTTGTCAAAAAGTTTCCCAACGACATTCAGCGCGTCGCATTGAGAAAACTAAGAATGTTGAATCGAGCTAAGACTTTGAGAGATTTACTTGTTCCACCTGGAAATCGATTTGAAGCACTAAAGGGTATTCGAAAAGGTCAACACAGTATCCGAATAAATAACCAATGGAGAATCTGTTTTGAATGGCATGAGAACGATGCTAAAAACGTAGAAATAGTTGATTATCATTAG
- a CDS encoding NAD-dependent protein deacylase, whose amino-acid sequence MDTSDIDKVTQLLKGCQSILFVTGAGISADSGLPTYRGIGGLYNVETTEDGMSIEVALSGSTMENTPELTWKYLKQIELACRGAKFNRAHEVIAAMEERFKRVWTLTQNVDGFHQAAGCNNVIDIHGNLHHLKCMSCNYRETVPDFSRLSIVPQCPNCNAVVRPDVVLFGEILPAEKVRLLQHELDQGFDLVFSIGTTSLFPYINEPIYRAKNAGSPTVEINPGVTEVSNIVDVKIPLKAAMALDNIWRAYQE is encoded by the coding sequence ATCGATACATCAGATATTGATAAGGTAACTCAACTGCTAAAAGGATGTCAGAGCATCCTTTTCGTGACTGGTGCTGGAATCTCAGCCGATTCAGGTCTCCCAACCTATCGCGGGATAGGTGGTTTGTATAATGTAGAAACAACAGAGGATGGGATGTCTATAGAAGTAGCACTGTCAGGATCGACAATGGAGAATACCCCGGAGCTCACTTGGAAATACCTAAAACAAATTGAACTGGCTTGTCGCGGCGCTAAATTCAATCGAGCTCACGAAGTCATTGCTGCGATGGAAGAGCGCTTCAAGAGGGTGTGGACTCTTACGCAAAATGTTGACGGATTCCATCAAGCGGCTGGATGCAATAATGTAATCGATATTCATGGAAACTTGCATCATCTGAAGTGTATGAGTTGTAACTATCGAGAAACCGTACCTGATTTTAGTCGGTTAAGTATTGTGCCTCAGTGTCCAAATTGCAATGCTGTTGTACGACCCGATGTCGTACTCTTTGGAGAAATCTTACCGGCAGAAAAGGTTAGATTGCTGCAGCATGAACTTGACCAAGGATTTGATTTGGTGTTCAGCATCGGCACAACTAGTTTATTTCCATACATAAATGAACCAATTTATCGCGCAAAAAATGCTGGATCACCAACGGTAGAAATTAACCCTGGAGTTACCGAAGTTTCTAATATAGTTGACGTAAAAATTCCTTTGAAAGCGGCTATGGCTTTGGACAATATTTGGAGGGCTTATCAAGAGTAA